The window AACAGGCTCACAGCAGGACACCTGGGGATAGAGCAGCAGATGGAGATTTGCTGAGGAAAAGTTTAATGTATGTATTAGGTTAACCCATGAGGCTGAATTCCAAAATTTCCCTTTcgttttcttctctcctttcactCAGGAATTCTCAGAATCTGGTTCCAAGCTATTTAGGATTGCCTTCCACTGACATCAAGTAGAGCTTTCATCATAAGAGCTGATACAGGCTTGAGCAGACCTTCCTAAAAGCCTAAGTCACACCTGGCCTCTCACCTTTCTGTTAGACCTATAGACCTGGTACTGGGAAGTGGGACAAGAGGTTTAATTTCAGGAGCTAAGAAAAGGAAAGGCctcagaggggaaaggaaggccTATCATCTTTATTGGCTCCCTGGGTTTTCTTCCCCAGCTTCAGCCACCATTCCCTTCCATTTTCTTAGTTCCTGCTCTAGGGACCTTTCAAGCCCCTTTGCCCAAGTATGCTCTCACCTGATAGAAGGGAGGATTCACCATGATATTGCTGATTCCACTGCGTTGTGCCAGGTGGAGGGAGGTGCTGGGTTCTGTAACTGCCTTGGCACCCACCATCCTTGTCCCAGGGATTAGGCCCAGGTCCGCCAGATGGAAGTAGGATGAGAAAGTAGCTTTTTTTTGTCCTCAGCCATGGGCTGCCACGGTGCTGGGGGGTGATCACCCAGTCTAAAGGAGTATGAGGAGGGACATAACGAAAGGAACACCAACCTCCCGGATGTGGTAAATGCAAATGTCTCTGTAAAGCTACTTTCTTTGCAGGGCCTTTGGGCCACACAGGCTGTTCTCCCCAGATTATGGAGCACTTTGCAAATCTGGCCTCTAGTGGATTAGCATCCTTAATTGGTTTAGGACTAGACGTCATCCATCCTGGTTGAACAGAATTGATGGGGGCGGGATGGATTGGAAGGGGTAGAATCTAGGTGAAGAGAAGCTAAGGATGTCGGTTGGTGAGGGCCGGAGTAATGACGGGGTAGCTGTGTGGGAGGGCCTTGCAGAAAACAACACTAGAACCCCTACAGGAAGTCTGAGAGGCAACCCTCCTTCCTGACTGAAGTTTCTAGAACCCAGAACATTAGTGAAGGTGTGGCCCGAGCCCAGCCCCGCCTCATCCTCTCCGGGCGGAAGTTTCAGGGCAGCTACCGGAAGTCTTGGTGAGGTGGGGCGGGGCCTGTGCAGCGGCACGGTGGGATCGATATGGCTACCGAGGGGGATGTGGAGCTGGAGTTGGAGACTGAGACCAGCGGCCCGGAGCGGCCTCCCGAGAAGCCACGGAAGCATGACAGCGGTGCGGCGGACCTGGAGCGAGTCACCGACTACGCGGAGGAGAAGGAGATCCAGAGTTCCAATTTGGAGACGGTGAGGTTGGCCGTGAGCGTGTCTGGGCGGGCTGATAGCGGAGGGGCCTCTCCGGTTCTAACTGGAAGCCCGGCTCCAGGACAGGGTCCCCATCCCGTTGGCGGGAGGAGGCAAGAGGGAAACCGTCACTGGAGCCCGCCGCTTGCGAAAGAGAGTTTGGTGGAGATTGTGTTTAAAGTGGACCTCACGTGCACAGAATTGAGTTAAACCTAGGCCTTGGTTCCTGATACACTCGTCATCATGAATAGACCCTCCCTGACACGCTTATTAGCTTTTTAGATTATTGGGACTTGCGGGTGACAGAACGGTAAGTAGGTGTTTTTCTCATAGGCCATGTCCGTCATCGGAGACAGACGGTCCCGGGAACAGAAAGCCAAACAGGAGCGGTAAGTCTGTGCGCACGGCCAGCCCTACAAGTTCCTCCCTTTTCCCCATACGAGAATAAAAGCCATTGTTAAGCCTTTGTACCTTGTACCGTTCTTCAACTCTGTCACCAGTATTTGCATATATAAGGTTTACAACCTTGTTGGAAAGGCCTCCTCCAGCTGCCTGTTGTAAAAAACtccgaggggaggggaggcggatGTTAGGTGAGGGGTGAgagtcattttgtattttcactcAACAGCATTTGTCAGGAGTCCTTTATTTGTAAGACACAGCAGGGAATGATCCTTCTGAGAGTTAAAGGTGGAGGTAGAGAATGAGGACTAATGTACATGAATATTTGCAGGGAGAAGGAACTGGCCAAAGTCACCATTAAGAAGGAAGATCTGGAGCTGATAGTGAGTAGTAATGCCAAAATTAGTATATGGGCAGAGTTTACATTGCTTAATTGGGGTGGTTTACTGCAGCAAGAGTTAGCAATTTTGGTGGCATTTTAATGCTCCAGAAGAGACTTAGGTAACATCATTGATCCTTTTCCTGCAGATGACAGAGATGGAGATCTCACGAGCAGCAGCAGAACGGAGCTTGAGGGAACACATGGGCAACGTGGTAGAGGCTCTTATTGCCCTAACCAACTGATTTGTGCTTTCTCAGACCCAttgactggattattttattcaataaagatttagcttttttttttttttttttttttttttgcagttctaTCATCTTGGATCAAACGCTATGTatattatactgtattttattgtGGGAAATTTACATGTTGGAATATAACTGATTTTAAGCAgctccctccatcccccaggcCTTAAACAAATCATGTGAAGGATCAGTGTACAATTGTACCTTCTGACCTCATGTTCAACCTGCAGATGCTAGGTGGCAGACTAGGCCCATTCATCTGACtagtgacctgaactgaaattaagttgggtgcttaactgttACCCAGCCACCCCATTCATAAGCGGCTGAGttagtatgtatatatttatttttggagttaGAATTTAGGTACTGAGGTAACATGGTAAGTACAATAGAAGGTATCAAagcttagggttttttttgtggtttttaagattttatttattcatgagacacacagaacgagagagagacataggcagagggagaagcaggctccctgcagggagtccgatgtaggacttgatcccaggaccccaagatcaccacctgagccaaaggcagatgctcaaccactgagccacccaggtgccccaaagctcaGGTCTTATACAGAATTAATCTATAAAGACATTGATTTTTGGAGTTGATTTAACTGAACTCTAAACCACAACACTATACTTTATACATTCCATTTCTTATCCTGGAGAGAAGGCAATTTTACTTTATAAGTTGATCAACTTTGGCCAAGTCATCCTTGCTTGAAtttgtttcctcaactgtaaaatgataCAGACCTGATAGGTTGTTTAAAGAACCAAGGAGTTGGTGAATGTAAAAAGCTTGGCCAGTACCTGCCTCAGATTCGACACTCAAATAGCTATAAACATGTTCTTAAAAGAATTTCAATGTCTTATTCTCATTTTGGCTCTAGGATAATTCTTAGATTGTATCTTTCTGGCACACACATAAGCTCATCTTTATAGGCTTATTATAGTAATTTATACTCATTTTATGACATGAAGCATTTGTGAATGTTTCTTCTAGTGGGgcatttaaaaattgtgaaaagaCCTTGGCCATCTCATTTTTGTATGTAACTGAGAAATAGTCTTCCCACTTATTAAATGTCATTCCTTATAACCCCTAGGACTCCTAGTGCTCTGCCATGTGCATGGTGGTTATGTAGTAAATATTAAGTGAGAAACCACTGAATTTAGCTTGATGTTAGTTATTACATTGCAacttggagggatgcctgggtggctcagtagattgagcatctgccttcagcttggatcatgattccagggtcctgggatatgagtaccatattgggcttcctgctcagtggagagcctgcttctccctttccctttgctcttcctccatgcactctctcaaatctaaaaaaagaagaaaaaaaaagtgaaacactgTCCAATTCTCTGCTTCTATTTAATAGGTAGATTCTTGTCAGCCTGCACATTTTATTCCCCGTAGCGTAAGAAACCTCTtggtatatgattttttaaataatattatttatttatgagagagggagagtgtgtgtgcactcgagcaggagggaggggcacagggagagagaatctgaagccaacTACGAGCAGACCACAGAATGGGGCTCAGCCTCCTGAC of the Canis lupus familiaris isolate Mischka breed German Shepherd chromosome 30, alternate assembly UU_Cfam_GSD_1.0, whole genome shotgun sequence genome contains:
- the HYPK gene encoding huntingtin-interacting protein K, with protein sequence MATEGDVELELETETSGPERPPEKPRKHDSGAADLERVTDYAEEKEIQSSNLETAMSVIGDRRSREQKAKQEREKELAKVTIKKEDLELIMTEMEISRAAAERSLREHMGNVVEALIALTN